One genomic region from Scomber scombrus chromosome 19, fScoSco1.1, whole genome shotgun sequence encodes:
- the LOC134000443 gene encoding zona pellucida sperm-binding protein 3-like — MKTKWHLYIMWSVLSLGLLSCAADTNESASALRRKKIVKLGTTKSIPDAIKLSVTGERKSGQRVLTGSSPLFQISSQTSPVTPRFVRPEKPEAKIRSDFAALPDVSVTCSTSDFVVRVKPAFYGLGAEATELKLGSTCKSNGVLRPYGDLLFTYPLTACESQRELPHGYLVYKFVLHYEPSPKRFPSRAHRVDVEIECRYQRNHHVYQLAVQPTWQTAVVRKRLKGRPNDFQIELMDDSWSRPAMSQVYQLGQTVNFQVTASQLPTGWKLYINTCYAAPSSGSKSSLKYTIIDNFGCMLDSKRDPGASQFISRTDKTLRFSMNAFQFISDPDTEVDLHCKLFVTSEELGPAHKSCTYRGNRWEALAGDDSICECCNSQCVTSKPRRAMMEGSASSGSMSVSDQPYTTEDGFLPVSPSRITMTREGETTTAQENLWENVDREVQPLNSKGEEERRKYTGRSEEAESTRASEVERGNDDLADVVDDEQLTWYFTWR; from the exons ATGAAAACAAAGTGGCATCTCTATATTATGTGGAGTGTTTTATCACTTGGCCTTCTCAGCTGTGCAGCGGACACTAATGAATCTGCATCTGCACTTAGAAGGAAAAAGATTGTCAAACTGGGCACTACGAAATCCATACCCGACGCAATCAAACTGTCAGTAACAGGCGAGAGAAAATCCGGCCAGAGGGTACTTACCGGCTCCTCTCCATTGTTTCAAATTAGCTCCCAAACGTCACCTGTAACGCCTCGATTCGTGCGTCCAGAAAAGCCTGAAGCAAAGATCCGGTCGGACTTTGCTGCACTTCCAGACGTTTCTGTGACCTGCTCCACGTCTGATTTTGTCGTGCGAGTCAAACCAGCTTTCTACGGGCTGGGTGCTGAAGCTACGGAGCTGAAATTGGGTAGCACCTGCAAAAGCAACGGGGTTCTTAGACCATACGGCGACCTGCTCTTCACATATCCTCTGACAGCGTGCGAGTCACAGCGTGAG CTGCCCCATGGTTATCTGGTCTACAAATTCGTGCTCCATTATGAGCCATCGCCAAAACGATTCCCAAGCAGAGCGCATCGGGTGGATGTCGAGATTGAATGTCGTTATCAAAG GAACCATCATGTCTACCAACTGGCTGTTCAGCCCACCTGGCAAACTGCTGTTGTGCGTAAAAGGCTGAAAGGACGTCCTAATGACTTCCAAATTGAACTGATGGATG ATTCATGGAGCAGACCAGCCATGTCTCAGGTGTACCAGCTTGGGCAGACAGTTAATTTCCAAGTTACTGCTTCTCAACTTCCCACTGGATGGAAACTGTACATCAATACCTGCTATGCTGCTCCATCCAGTGGCTCTAAATCGTCCCTCAAATACACAATCATTGACAATTTTGG CTGTATGCTGGACAGCAAGAGGGACCCAGGGGCCTCTCAGTTCATCTCTCGCACAGACAAGACCCTGAGATTCTCCATGAATGCCTTCCAGTTCATATCTGACCCTGACACTGAG GTCGACCTTCACTGCAAATTATTTGTTACATCAGAGGAACTGGGTCCTGCTCATAAATCATGCACCTACAGAGGCAATAG GTGGGAGGCCCTAGCTGGTGACGACTCTATATGTGAATGCTGTAACTCACAATGTGTGACCTCTAAGCCCCGGAGAGCCATGATGGAAG GCTCTGCCAGCAGTGGGTCAATGTCGGTCTCTGATCAGCCATACACAACAGAAGATGGCTTTCTCCCAGTCAGTCCCTCCCGAATCACCATgacaagagagggagagaccaCAACTGCGCAAGAAAACCTGTGGGAAAATGTGGAT AGAGAGGTACAGCCGTTGAACTCTAAAGGTGAGGAAGAACGTAGGAAGTACACAGGTAGAAGTGAAGAGGCTGAGAGCACAAGAGCCTCTGAAGTGGAGAGGGGGAATGATGATCTGGCAGATGTTGTGGATGATGAGCAGCTGACTTGGTATTTCACATGGAGGTAG